One region of Gossypium raimondii isolate GPD5lz chromosome 6, ASM2569854v1, whole genome shotgun sequence genomic DNA includes:
- the LOC105773105 gene encoding VQ motif-containing protein 9: protein MDKSCQSSGESSITSNSSTANNRDHYLKHLNKLSHKISKPSSSTTAAAVAASAAGPLIRKSSFELTQNLTQAQLPPPPPPPPNPSQSGLQAQQHQPPVYNINKNDFRDVVQKLTGSPAHERFSTPQPIHQPKPQSSRLQRIRPPPLPHVSNRPSPMMNMNPSGCSQSNPPVGGPTVNSFMNQRPPATAPLSPLPPLPTVLAAAESPVSAYMRCLQNSLSTSVDPNPKQFTGFPPLAPLVSPRWNNLTAPQQQQQPPPPPPQQQPQVSSPLPFGCLNSPRSPYALLSPSLLFSPNSGQLGFPLSPTVPVPIPKWRSL, encoded by the coding sequence atggataaaagcTGTCAATCTTCTGGTGAATCCTCCATTACTAGCAATAGCTCCACTGCTAACAATAGAGATCATTACCTTAAACACCTTAACAAGCTTTCCCATAAGATTTCTAAACCCTCTTCTTCCACCACCGCCGCCGCCGTCGCTGCCTCCGCCGCTGGTCCGCTCATCAGGAAGTCTTCTTTTGAACTGACCCAGAATCTTACACAGGCTCAGCTTCCGCCTCCGCCACCGCCGCCTCCGAATCCTAGCCAAAGTGGTCTCCAGGCTCAACAACACCAGCCACCTGTTTACAACATCAACAAAAACGACTTCAGGGATGTGGTGCAGAAGCTTACCGGTTCACCGGCTCACGAGCGCTTTTCTACTCCGCAGCCAATCCACCAACCCAAACCACAAAGCTCTCGGCTTCAAAGGATCCGACCTCCTCCTTTGCCGCATGTTAGTAATCGTCCTTCTCCCATGATGAATATGAACCCTTCCGGTTGCTCTCAATCTAACCCTCCCGTCGGTGGCCCTACTGTTAATAGCTTCATGAATCAAAGGCCACCTGCTACCGCCCCTCTTTCACCACTCCCACCACTCCCGACTGTACTCGCGGCGGCCGAATCCCCTGTCTCTGCCTATATGCGTTGCCTACAAAACTCCTTATCCACCTCTGTTGATCCTAACCCAAAACAATTCACTGGGTTCCCACCATTAGCCCCACTCGTTTCACCCCGTTGGAACAACTTGACCGCCccgcaacaacaacaacaacctccGCCGCCGCCGCCGCAGCAACAGCCACAGGTATCATCACCACTACCATTCGGCTGCTTGAATTCCCCACGGTCACCCTATGCTTTACTTTCCCCAAGCTTGCTATTTTCTCCAAATTCGGGTCAACTAGGATTCCCTCTTTCACCAACAGTGCCCGTGCCCATCCCAAAATGGCGAAGTCTTTGA